One window of the Solanum stenotomum isolate F172 chromosome 11, ASM1918654v1, whole genome shotgun sequence genome contains the following:
- the LOC125845001 gene encoding NAD(P)H-quinone oxidoreductase subunit O, chloroplastic, producing the protein MAFSAAFSHTSFIYSSSFSQTRKSRINYSPFIIKAENNSSEPNENNEKPKSQQAAAAATSSSTTATASKPKKPVYSMKKGQIVRVEKEKYLNSINYLSVDHPPYYKGLDYIYEDRGEVLDIRIFETGEYALIGWIGIPTAPAWLPTEMLIKSDKLDYERI; encoded by the exons ATGGCTTTCTCTGCTGCATTTTCACACACCTCCTTCATATATTCTTCATCTTTCTCACAAACCAGAAAAAGTAGAATTAATTATAGCCCTTTTATTATTAAAGCAGAAAATAATTCATCTGAACCAAACGAAAATAATGAAAAGCCAAAATCTCAAcaagcagcagcagcagcaactTCTTCTAGTACAACAGCCACTGCATCAAAGCCTAAAAAACCTGTTTATTCTA TGAAGAAAGGCCAGATAGTCAGGGTGGAAAAGGAGAAGTATCTGAATAGCATCAAt TATTTGTCTGTTGATCATCCACCTTATTACAAAGGCCTAGACTACATATATGAAGACCGTGGTGAG GTACTGGATATTCGCATATTCGAGACAGGAGAATATGCACTT ATTGGATGGATTGGAATACCAACTGCACCAGCTTGGCTTCCAACAGAGATGCTAATTAAG TCTGATAAGCTGGATTACGAGAGAATATAG